The Setaria viridis chromosome 6, Setaria_viridis_v4.0, whole genome shotgun sequence genome contains a region encoding:
- the LOC117861862 gene encoding uncharacterized protein: MSSEAAESSRAREEAAEQEASSAAVARQQQRPWVALASIPVVYRARDARARGLAPGAADLLLELQDPPRASYLALPKRLVPDPRRFVLANNFPYIITAAPGRLLFMASNLAQGRDVLNANYFLCDVRAGTAYRLPAEPANLPIKLFPRRTLGLVADPSSPGDYLIAQLHPAAGSSMRRHDALLCFSTATDQWYVKQLASAPDHEPWGAHGVFPHDGFLWWVDLAYGMLFCDPFDDHPRLRLVPLPRGCEMHGLANRVRIHFSKLLDRRRCVRLSEGKLRYVQISGLSYDRAAVNDPPDNPAVSMWTLTALADPEAADPWTFEYEVPFAHIWAHHKYIAAGLPRGKVPNLALVDPNNHHVVYFFQETSLFAWDARAKDLVSCAECLVDRDFQDLELQNSRFVDAWEWELPPTVCSDDPASSDGGSGTKGPGDEEELDVVTGSDEELASLLSQMEIKSQPTGSIR, translated from the exons ATGTCGTCCGAGGCGGCGGAGTCGTCGCGCGCCCGCGAGGaagcggcggagcaggaggcctcgtccgcggcggtggcgcgccagcagcagcgcccgtGGGTGGCGCTCGCCTCCATCCCCGTCGTGTACCGCGCCAGGGACGCGCGGGCCAGGGGGctcgcccccggcgccgccgacctcctcctcgagctccaGGACCCACCGCGCGCCTCCTACCTCGCGCTGCCAAAGCGCCTCGTCCCCGACCCCAGGCGCTTCGTTCTCGCCAACAACTTCCCCTACATCATCAccgccgcgcccggccgccTCCTCTTCATGGCCTCCAACCTGGCCCAGGGCAGGGACGTCCTCAACGCCAACTACTTCCTCTGCGACGTCCGCGCCGGCACCGCCTACCGCCTCCCCGCTGAGCCCGCCAACCTACCCATCAAGCTCTTCCCGCGCCGCACCCTGGGCCTCGTCGCTGACCCGAGCTCCCCCGGCGACTACCTGATCGCCCAGCTCCACCCCGCCGCGGGGTCGTCCATGAGGCGCCACGACGCCCTCCTCTGCTTCTCCACCGCCACCGACCAGTGGTACGTCAAGCAGCTCGCCTCCGCCCCCGACCACGAGCCCTGGGGCGCGCACGGCGTCTTCCCCCATGACGGCTTCCTCTGGTGGGTCGACCTTGCCTACGGCATGCTCTTCTGCGATCCCTTCGACGACCACCCGCGCCTGCGCCTCGTGCCGCTCCCGCGCGGCTGCGAGATGCACGGCCTCGCCAACCGCGTCCGCATCCACTTCTCCAAGCTCTTGGACCGGCGCCGCTGCGTCAGGCTCAGCGAGGGCAAGTTGCGCTACGTCCAGATCTCGGGCCTCTCCtacgaccgcgccgccgtcaACGACCCACCAGACAACCCCGCCGTCTCGATGTGGACGCTGACGGCGCTCGCCGACCCGGAGGCCGCGGATCCCTGGACGTTCGAGTACGAGGTGCCCTTCGCCCACATCTGGGCCCACCACAAGTACATCGCCGCCGGCCTACCGCGGGGCAAGGTGCCCAACCTCGCGCTCGTCGACCCCAACAACCACCACGTCGTCTACTTCTTCCAGGAGACGTCGCTCTTCGCCTGGGATGCGCGCGCGAAGGACCTCGTGTCCTGCGCGGAATGCTTGGTAGACCGTGACTTCCAGGATCTCGAGCTCCAGAACTCCCGCTTCGTCGATGCCTGGGAGTGGGAGCTGCCACCCACGGTTTGCAGCGACGATCCTGCTTCATCAGATG GTGGGAGTGGAACGAAAGGGCCTGGTGATGAGGAAGAATTGGACGTGGTGACAGGATCCGATGAGGAATTGGCATCTTTGCTAAGCCAGATGGAGATCAAGAGCCAGCCGACAGGGAGTATTCGTTAA